tgcaaattTCATTGTCGATCAGGTCAACTTTTCAagcaaattattatcattattaataaagtttttatcgTGTATGTTTCCTATGACAATCTTATTGATATCTTGTTTAAGCTTGGTCACTAGTATTATAGTTGTCTACTTCTTTGGATGATATAACTGTAAATCTTGACGCTGATAAAATGCTTTATGTTGaatctttaaaaattgcacAAGTTAATGCATGCATGGCTTGTTGATAgaactacacggagagaaatttcaagtaaatatgcctatgcagcatagtaataattacattactctatagtttgtaTAAGCAGTCACATGAACTAtagagtaatttaattattactatgcagcataggcatatttacttgacattcCTCTCCGTGTACCAACGTATGGCTTGTGCCAAATTAGCTCAAAAACTGATTTTgtatgcactgtaaaaaattttgagtccgAGTGGTGAGAATAATTcgatgttaaatttttggcCGTGTGAATTGGAACGTTCACTCCACCAATGGTGTGAAAGAAAAAGCTGATACCGGGTTAAAAGTACACCGCTTAATATTTCACACCGAGCAGAACGTGTAAGGTCTTCGGGGaccattttcacaccaaaaatttttttacgatatctcttgaacaaattattcgatttttaTGGTTGGGGAGGTATTCAACGAAGcttatagaatatttacatacattatACAACCGGACATGATCGCGAAATTAGttagaatagtttcctagaaACTCAAAACGCCGGGGTCTGTTGAAAACTCGGTTTTCGAAagtcggaccgaaaccaataactttccttcttttttaaaatttaaatttttttagcgggaagttaaaaaagacaGTGATTTTATCAACGAGCCATGTGTCATACAATTTTGGCAGATTTATAggcatatattcatatataaatacggAAACACTTATGGGTTTTCATCTTACCGCAAGACACTTTTACAGAATTGACCCGAAACTGATGCTCTATAgttctattatatataatataacataaTAAATATCTCATCAAACAACAATTTCTGATGGAAATTGTTACACcggaaatttcaataaatttattcgggCTCTGTAGCCAAAGCTCCCTAAGGCCCgcaatatacaaaaaataataatatatagtgTGTAGTACACGATGTTATTACATATTACTATTACTACcctattgataaaatattaaagagtaaaatttgtttttaattcagcgatacaaaattatatatttaaaaaatgtatttttgttGTTATCAAACTAACAGTTACTGTGAGAACGCTGATAACGACTTAACGGAGATGGGAGGTATACCGCACGTAGAGGACGGCCTCAACAGAGATCTTTACCCTATTTCAGTGAAACGCAGACAACCAAAAGATCAAAATATAACAAAccaattagaaaataattcaaaagaaaaagcCGATGAGTCGCAGAGTCCACACTCTGAGGACAAAGATGAAAATTTACCAGCTGGTTGGGAAAAACATGAgggtaaattatatattttttaataaaaacccatgcgtaaaaaatatatattcaggCAAATCTGCATACATACGacacatataaaaatataggtctcatatatgcagattTGCTCGGACATATCCGGATGtgttttttcgtatgggaataaaaataatttttcgactTTAAGCGCAACTGCAGATGACGGACTACAAGACTAATTTCGTTtctcttttcaaattttagacAAAGATGGTCCCTACTACTGGCACATAAAAAGTGGTACTATACAAAGAGAAACACCAGAAGCCACacttaattcaaaaaatgaaaatcataAAAGTCTAGTCAAAGACAACGATAGTGTGAGTTTTTTTGTAtatcatattaatatttactccatataattgaagataaataataagtatatatttgaaatttacgtgtatttatttattatatattagatAAATAACTTTCATTCATTGGGTACTATAATCAATACAGTGACACGTAGTAACACAAGTTCTGCATTAGATCAAGAATTGGAAAATAAACGAAAGGAGGAATTGGCattgaagtaaatattttattattatttactcacttgtaattataatattaacaataatgataatttgttATGTAATAATTAGGAGAAGAAGTTATCCAGCCCGGGCAGACTCCGAAGGAAGGGACAAACCTATCAGATTTGCAGTTCGGTCTCTTGGTTGGACGGAAATCGCAGAGGAAGATTTGACGCCAGAAAGAAGTAGCAAAGCTGTTAACAAATGTATTGTTGACTTATCACTCGGAAGAAACGATCTTTTAGATGTTGTCGGTCGGTGGGGTGATGTAAGTTATAAGTAATATCCaatatttactaatatatATTGGACTATATCATCgtacacacagaaaaaaaagttatcttgacccgagtcgaaatttaaatcgtacATTGAACTTACAAGACGTtaaaaacgtaaattcaaccTTTGAAGACGTAAATAGTCGTAAAACGTTTTAGACGTAGTTGACGTAcgaaaacgtaaataagacTTGCGTAAtcataaattgtaaataaaaccTTTCAAATATgacaataaaacaattaaactaTATCGGAAAGATTTTTGTCTACAAGCTTCTAGGTAGTCTGTAAGACCCAAAAGACTCAAGAAACTGGGCATCAGTAGAGTCATCTCCTGCAAggcccaaaatatttttctacagctgttaagaatttttatttcttatcttCTAGCTGCTAGACATGTCTTTTGGCAATGAAATGTTTCCGACAtagtttaattgttttattgcaAGTTTTGAAAGGTTGTATCTACGATTTACGATTACGCAAgtcttatttacgtttttttacGTCAACTACGTCTAAAATACGTTTTACGACTAGTTGCGTCTTGAAAGGTTGAATTTACGTCTTCAACGTCTTGTACGTTCAatctacgatttaaattttgactcggggagtcaagaaaatattttacaaaacaaacAGTTTCGAGaagcaactaaaaattttcttgagccaagaggaAATTGAggttttccaaaaaaatttatggagtcaataatatttactttcactcgagattttttttttctgtgacgtaaaattatttttttaaattttatttactgttcaAAATTATCACGTATCCACTCAAAGGAAAGTCTCTAAAATAAAGCCCTTGATAAATAGTTTTTCTAACATTCACTCttcgaaatataaaaataaatattttcgtttcgtttattttcattttttattatttaataataaacttgtAAGTAAAAtctgttataaaaattcatataaaatgatttatcactaaaattttataatttttaacaggGTAAAGATCTTTTCATGGATCTAGATGAAGGAGCACTAAAATTAATCGACCCTGAAAATTTAACAGTACTCAATACTCAACCGATTCATACTCTCCGAGTATGGGGCGTCGGCAGAGATCACGGACGGTAcctattaaatatcaattattattaatttattattaattttatgctgATAACCTTTTTAagaataacaatatttttaattattgcttTCTAACGGATTCTCTAGTGaaaggtagaaaaaaaattccagtatttaaatttttccatctaaacaaattaccaataattttttattctttagaGATTTTGCATATGTAGCAAGAGATAGATCAACTAGGAAATTCATGTGTCACGTGTTTAGGTGTGACATACCAGCTCGTACAATTGCAAATACATTACGTGATATTTGTAAGAAAATAATGATTGAACGATCGTTACACCAGAATCTTGCAAAACCAGTAGATATTAATGGCAGAACTTGTTTAGCAACAAGACCTACTAATTTACCAACTGAACATCGGCGCTTTCACAGAAATAATGATCAGACACTAGTCGGTAAAgtgctcatttttttttacgttgatattaaaaatctactaaaattatttaatattattatcatgattattaaaaaaattctagcaCAATCATTCCCTACCCCGATGGAAGAACCAAAGAAAGTTCTGCGAGCGCAATATCTTGGCTCGATGCAAGTGACAGCGGCTACAGGAATGGATGTTTTAAATGACGCAATAGACCACATGGTGACAAACACTCCTATAAATCAGTGGCGAAATGTTAACGTAGCTGTTGCACCGAGCATGATCTCTATACTTACACCCAACGTGAGTTACTcacataataataacaataataatttattttacacacTAATTACAATGACCATCTGAcctatttcaaattaaaactcTTTAATAACGAACATGATACTAATCAtttatcattacttttatttatgttcttattattgtttttttctctacataaatataaacataaatattatttgatgtAGGATGAAAAATTGATAACAGAGTGTCGAGTCCGTTATCTATCATTTCTGGGCATTGGAACAAATGTTAAACAATGTGCATTTATTATGCACACTGCTCAGGATCTTTTTATAGCTCATATATTTAACTGTGAGCCTAGCAGTGGCGCTCTTTGCAAAACAATTGAAGCCGCGTGCAAGGTAAatgtataactttttttccgtcaatttattactaaaagaataaaaaaaagttttattaatcttgatggtttatttattcactttttcttttaaagCTGAGGTACCAAAAATGTCTTGACGCTCATCCGCAGGGTTTTAGAAACGCTAATAATTTAACTACCCCGAATGGCCGCGGAATAGGGGCGACTATTAAGTCATTAGTGGGATCTCTTACAggcagaaaaaataaacaggGTGAATCCTGAGATGAGGCTCTCTCGCTCCAGGTAAGTAGTATCAGTAGTTTATTATcatccatttgtttattacattttaaatttatttaaattaaatatcaaatatttatcaatgtacagtcgaactccattaactcggaTCATTATCTCGGACTTCCCTTCAATCTTGACCCCCACTACGAGcctgtgtatatttatttctgcATCATTCATGTAGATGTAAGAGCGCATGCGTCA
This genomic interval from Microplitis mediator isolate UGA2020A chromosome 2, iyMicMedi2.1, whole genome shotgun sequence contains the following:
- the LOC130678647 gene encoding protein Fe65 homolog isoform X1 produces the protein MLCGELFNGGFVSAGAVPAVPYSLIGLWIPGCVRATNPRLITSSYLPLLTELLAARCLEEQYYNNYFCKNMDVVRQTQHSNTNDQSSANNDLDIDLDLDLDNEDSVFLENGLLSFENPNYHLESARFDDALNSNGSGNSLFDELYQDLVVSGARRDEMVTGIVNGGGVGNSTRHARRTYATLDLGSMGVDVTQGPLTQNSVTAETPDNTANHNLGYGSEGAEVIESALVDDNLNGNPRPSSKALSNPSATLDAGGSDHNVRNYCENADNDLTEMGGIPHVEDGLNRDLYPISVKRRQPKDQNITNQLENNSKEKADESQSPHSEDKDENLPAGWEKHEDKDGPYYWHIKSGTIQRETPEATLNSKNENHKSLVKDNDSINNFHSLGTIINTVTRSNTSSALDQELENKRKEELALKRRSYPARADSEGRDKPIRFAVRSLGWTEIAEEDLTPERSSKAVNKCIVDLSLGRNDLLDVVGRWGDGKDLFMDLDEGALKLIDPENLTVLNTQPIHTLRVWGVGRDHGRERDFAYVARDRSTRKFMCHVFRCDIPARTIANTLRDICKKIMIERSLHQNLAKPVDINGRTCLATRPTNLPTEHRRFHRNNDQTLVAQSFPTPMEEPKKVLRAQYLGSMQVTAATGMDVLNDAIDHMVTNTPINQWRNVNVAVAPSMISILTPNDEKLITECRVRYLSFLGIGTNVKQCAFIMHTAQDLFIAHIFNCEPSSGALCKTIEAACKLRYQKCLDAHPQGFRNANNLTTPNGRGIGATIKSLVGSLTGRKNKQGES
- the LOC130678647 gene encoding protein Fe65 homolog isoform X2, whose protein sequence is MLCGELFNGGFVSAGAVPAVPYSLIGLWIPGCVRATNPRLITSSYLPLLTELLAARCLEEQYYNNYFCKNMDVVRQTQHSNTNDQSSANNDLDIDLDLDLDNEDSVFLENGLLSFENPNYHLESARFDDALNSNGSGNSLFDELYQDLVVSGARRDEMVTGIVNGGGVGNSTRHARRTYATLDLGSMGVDVTQGPLTQNSVTAETPDNTANHNLGYGSEGAEVIESALVDDNLNGNPRPSSKALSNPSATLDAGGSDHNVRNYCENADNDLTEMGGIPHVEDGLNRDLYPISVKRRQPKDQNITNQLENNSKEKADESQSPHSEDKDENLPAGWEKHEDKDGPYYWHIKSGTIQRETPEATLNSKNENHKSLVKDNDSINNFHSLGTIINTVTRSNTSSALDQELENKRKEELALKRRSYPARADSEGRDKPIRFAVRSLGWTEIAEEDLTPERSSKAVNKCIVDLSLGRNDLLDVVGRWGDGKDLFMDLDEGALKLIDPENLTVLNTQPIHTLRVWGVGRDHGRDFAYVARDRSTRKFMCHVFRCDIPARTIANTLRDICKKIMIERSLHQNLAKPVDINGRTCLATRPTNLPTEHRRFHRNNDQTLVAQSFPTPMEEPKKVLRAQYLGSMQVTAATGMDVLNDAIDHMVTNTPINQWRNVNVAVAPSMISILTPNDEKLITECRVRYLSFLGIGTNVKQCAFIMHTAQDLFIAHIFNCEPSSGALCKTIEAACKLRYQKCLDAHPQGFRNANNLTTPNGRGIGATIKSLVGSLTGRKNKQGES
- the LOC130678647 gene encoding protein Fe65 homolog isoform X4 — protein: MVLHRASQNGLLSFENPNYHLESARFDDALNSNGSGNSLFDELYQDLVVSGARRDEMVTGIVNGGGVGNSTRHARRTYATLDLGSMGVDVTQGPLTQNSVTAETPDNTANHNLGYGSEGAEVIESALVDDNLNGNPRPSSKALSNPSATLDAGGSDHNVRNYCENADNDLTEMGGIPHVEDGLNRDLYPISVKRRQPKDQNITNQLENNSKEKADESQSPHSEDKDENLPAGWEKHEDKDGPYYWHIKSGTIQRETPEATLNSKNENHKSLVKDNDSINNFHSLGTIINTVTRSNTSSALDQELENKRKEELALKRRSYPARADSEGRDKPIRFAVRSLGWTEIAEEDLTPERSSKAVNKCIVDLSLGRNDLLDVVGRWGDGKDLFMDLDEGALKLIDPENLTVLNTQPIHTLRVWGVGRDHGRERDFAYVARDRSTRKFMCHVFRCDIPARTIANTLRDICKKIMIERSLHQNLAKPVDINGRTCLATRPTNLPTEHRRFHRNNDQTLVAQSFPTPMEEPKKVLRAQYLGSMQVTAATGMDVLNDAIDHMVTNTPINQWRNVNVAVAPSMISILTPNDEKLITECRVRYLSFLGIGTNVKQCAFIMHTAQDLFIAHIFNCEPSSGALCKTIEAACKLRYQKCLDAHPQGFRNANNLTTPNGRGIGATIKSLVGSLTGRKNKQGES
- the LOC130678647 gene encoding protein Fe65 homolog isoform X3, coding for MLCGELFNGGFVSAGAVPAVPYSLIGLWIPGCVRATNPRLITSSYLPLLTELLAARCLEEQYYNNYFCKNMDVVRQTQHSNTNDQSSANNDLDIDLDLDLDNEDSVFLENGLLSFENPNYHLESARFDDALNSNGSGNSLFDELYQDLVVSGARRDEMVTGIVNGGGVGNSTRHARRTYATLDLGSMGVDVTQGPLTQNSVTAETPDNTANHNLGYCENADNDLTEMGGIPHVEDGLNRDLYPISVKRRQPKDQNITNQLENNSKEKADESQSPHSEDKDENLPAGWEKHEDKDGPYYWHIKSGTIQRETPEATLNSKNENHKSLVKDNDSINNFHSLGTIINTVTRSNTSSALDQELENKRKEELALKRRSYPARADSEGRDKPIRFAVRSLGWTEIAEEDLTPERSSKAVNKCIVDLSLGRNDLLDVVGRWGDGKDLFMDLDEGALKLIDPENLTVLNTQPIHTLRVWGVGRDHGRERDFAYVARDRSTRKFMCHVFRCDIPARTIANTLRDICKKIMIERSLHQNLAKPVDINGRTCLATRPTNLPTEHRRFHRNNDQTLVAQSFPTPMEEPKKVLRAQYLGSMQVTAATGMDVLNDAIDHMVTNTPINQWRNVNVAVAPSMISILTPNDEKLITECRVRYLSFLGIGTNVKQCAFIMHTAQDLFIAHIFNCEPSSGALCKTIEAACKLRYQKCLDAHPQGFRNANNLTTPNGRGIGATIKSLVGSLTGRKNKQGES